A part of Blastopirellula marina genomic DNA contains:
- a CDS encoding P-II family nitrogen regulator, translated as MKLVIAIIQPSRLEAVKEALTEVEVFRLTVMDCQGFGRQKGHTEVYRGHEFTVNLLRKVQLQIAVNEDFVEPTIDAIVKGARTGDKGEIGDGKIFVVPMDDCIRIRTGERGPEAI; from the coding sequence ATGAAACTTGTGATCGCGATCATTCAGCCCAGTCGGCTGGAAGCTGTCAAGGAAGCTTTGACCGAGGTGGAGGTCTTCCGGCTGACGGTAATGGATTGCCAGGGATTTGGTCGCCAGAAGGGGCACACGGAAGTTTATCGCGGGCACGAGTTCACGGTTAACTTGCTTCGCAAAGTGCAACTTCAGATCGCTGTGAACGAAGACTTTGTCGAGCCCACGATCGACGCGATCGTTAAAGGGGCTCGGACCGGCGATAAGGGAGAGATCGGCGACGGTAAGATCTTTGTCGTGCCGATGGATGACTGTATCCGTATCCGCACCGGAGAACGCGGTCCGGAAGCCATCTAG
- a CDS encoding ammonium transporter: MVSSLSLPNRAWFAMIAIALGLMISYPLSAQDAGTEASEEAPMAEAGEPRAEEAAEEEGEPAAEEEAPLTADAVLGDVDALWTCLAAFLVFFMQAGFALVEAGFTRAKNACNIIMKNLMDFSIGSLTFWLIGFGLMFGHNGAEGNGLFGTDLFFFDGGSEAAVAVNPNVGFNWAFLIFQTVFCATAATIVSGAMAERTKFTSYLVYSVLITVIVYPIFGSWAWGGLYAGSGWLESMDTGFYDFAGSTVVHSIGGWCALAGAITIGPRIGKYTADGKVKPIPGHSITLGALGVFILWLGWFGFNPGSTTAVGGGSFAYIAVTTNLAAAAGCVGAMIASWVVFGKPDTSFTLNGALAGLVSITAGCDALSPMWAAVAGLIGGVLVVFSCVMFDKLKIDDPVGAVSVHGVCGAWGTLAVGLFMTEGGLFTTGESAQLISQIIGVVAGFIWAFGLSMIIFNVLKFTVGIRVTAEEEMQGLDIHEHGMYAYPAHLVTEGTSQAGHVS, encoded by the coding sequence ATGGTAAGTTCCCTCTCCCTCCCCAACCGAGCGTGGTTCGCGATGATCGCGATCGCACTCGGCCTCATGATCTCTTACCCGCTTTCAGCGCAAGACGCTGGAACCGAAGCTTCCGAAGAAGCTCCGATGGCGGAAGCAGGCGAGCCTCGCGCTGAAGAAGCTGCTGAAGAAGAAGGTGAACCCGCCGCCGAAGAAGAAGCACCTCTCACTGCAGACGCCGTTCTGGGCGATGTCGATGCTCTTTGGACCTGTTTAGCCGCATTCCTCGTGTTCTTCATGCAGGCTGGTTTCGCCCTGGTGGAAGCTGGTTTCACGCGTGCTAAGAACGCTTGTAACATTATCATGAAAAACTTGATGGACTTCTCCATCGGGTCTCTCACATTTTGGCTCATCGGTTTCGGCCTGATGTTCGGTCACAATGGAGCGGAAGGAAATGGCCTCTTCGGTACCGATCTATTCTTCTTCGATGGTGGCAGCGAAGCGGCCGTCGCCGTGAACCCGAACGTTGGTTTCAACTGGGCCTTCTTGATCTTCCAAACGGTGTTTTGTGCAACTGCCGCAACGATCGTTTCTGGTGCCATGGCTGAACGAACCAAGTTCACCTCGTACCTGGTTTACTCTGTCCTGATCACTGTGATCGTCTACCCAATCTTCGGTAGCTGGGCATGGGGCGGCTTGTACGCTGGTAGCGGTTGGTTGGAAAGCATGGACACTGGTTTCTACGACTTTGCGGGCTCGACGGTGGTTCACTCCATCGGCGGTTGGTGTGCCTTGGCGGGTGCGATCACCATCGGTCCTCGTATCGGTAAGTACACTGCGGACGGTAAAGTGAAGCCAATTCCAGGTCACAGCATCACGCTGGGTGCTCTTGGTGTGTTCATCCTATGGTTGGGGTGGTTCGGCTTTAATCCTGGTTCCACCACGGCTGTCGGTGGCGGTTCGTTCGCTTACATCGCTGTGACCACCAACTTGGCTGCTGCTGCTGGTTGCGTCGGTGCGATGATCGCCTCTTGGGTTGTCTTCGGTAAGCCTGACACCTCGTTCACCTTGAATGGTGCATTAGCCGGTCTGGTTTCGATTACCGCTGGTTGTGATGCTCTGAGCCCAATGTGGGCTGCCGTCGCTGGTTTGATCGGCGGCGTGCTGGTCGTCTTCTCCTGCGTCATGTTCGACAAGCTGAAGATTGACGATCCTGTCGGTGCGGTTTCGGTTCATGGCGTCTGTGGTGCTTGGGGTACCCTGGCCGTCGGTCTGTTCATGACCGAAGGTGGCTTGTTCACCACGGGTGAATCGGCCCAGCTGATCAGTCAAATCATCGGTGTCGTTGCTGGCTTCATCTGGGCATTCGGCCTCAGCATGATCATCTTCAACGTCCTGAAATTCACCGTCGGTATTCGAGTTACCGCCGAAGAAGAAATGCAGGGTCTCGATATCCACGAGCACGGCATGTACGCCTACCCAGCACACTTGGTCACGGAAGGCACCAGCCAAGCGGGTCACGTCTCGTAA
- a CDS encoding MBL fold metallo-hydrolase, translating to MQPRKEIFPNVIELNFQAGELLGCNVYLVFEGNEWLLIDIGFDETVEDYIDVIRNIDFPLANCKTLVATHADVDHIQGLAKAKQMLGTTVTSHPLAVKALETGDKLHTFAEIALQDIHLEMPPVKIEHQINDGDILEVGKLKLEVWHTPGHTDSQLSFRLGDLLFSGDNIYRDGCVGAIDAHHGSDIPAFIKSLERIRQSDVKWLLPSHGPIFRKDDALLDKTIARLNTYLHMADFGTCAVDWPLMDEWEDEIVKGELPK from the coding sequence ATGCAGCCCCGAAAAGAGATTTTCCCTAACGTCATAGAACTCAACTTCCAAGCCGGCGAATTGCTGGGTTGTAATGTCTACTTGGTTTTCGAGGGAAATGAGTGGCTTCTGATCGACATTGGGTTCGACGAGACGGTCGAAGACTATATCGATGTTATTCGCAATATCGACTTCCCTTTGGCGAATTGCAAAACTCTGGTCGCGACCCATGCAGACGTCGATCACATTCAGGGTTTGGCTAAAGCTAAGCAAATGCTGGGGACCACGGTTACCTCCCACCCATTGGCGGTTAAGGCGCTAGAAACCGGCGATAAGCTCCACACATTTGCGGAGATCGCGCTGCAAGACATTCATCTCGAAATGCCTCCGGTGAAGATTGAACACCAAATCAACGACGGCGACATTTTGGAAGTCGGCAAGTTGAAGCTGGAAGTGTGGCACACGCCAGGGCATACCGACAGTCAACTTAGCTTCCGATTAGGGGATTTACTCTTCTCGGGGGATAACATATACCGCGATGGCTGTGTCGGTGCGATCGACGCCCACCATGGCAGCGATATCCCTGCGTTCATTAAATCGCTCGAACGAATTCGCCAGAGCGATGTAAAGTGGCTATTGCCGAGCCACGGTCCGATCTTCCGCAAGGATGATGCGTTGTTGGACAAGACGATTGCCCGTCTAAATACCTACCTCCATATGGCTGACTTCGGCACCTGTGCGGTGGACTGGCCGCTGATGGATGAATGGGAAGACGAGATCGTCAAAGGGGAACTTCCGAAGTAG
- a CDS encoding NAD(P)H-hydrate dehydratase — protein sequence MSQLLFPNVILPPRDQHSHKGTFGRALLVGGSVGMPGSISLSGRACLKGGAGLVTLAVPDAIINTVATFEPAYMTWPLPTDRSGHIPFHAKSKLSEKIDQADCVAIGPGLGQSRGLLLLIEELVSQFPRPMVIDADGLNLVAQSEALSQSFRAPRVLTPHLGEFRRLVGKPHLTMEEASRTAIEFADKRQCVLVLKGSETLVTDGKNQWKNTTGNPGLATGGSGDVLTGLITAMLAQQLSAYDAAVLAVFLHGLAADIAVQVTSQPGLTASDLLEFLDDALIEYTEARDAKSE from the coding sequence ATGTCGCAACTTTTGTTTCCCAACGTGATTCTTCCCCCGCGTGATCAGCACTCGCATAAAGGAACCTTTGGACGCGCCTTGCTCGTCGGTGGTTCGGTGGGGATGCCTGGCTCGATTAGTCTTTCAGGCCGCGCCTGTCTAAAAGGAGGGGCTGGGTTAGTTACCTTGGCCGTTCCCGATGCGATCATCAACACGGTAGCGACGTTCGAGCCAGCCTACATGACGTGGCCTTTGCCGACCGATCGCTCAGGACACATTCCGTTTCACGCGAAGTCGAAACTTTCTGAAAAAATTGATCAAGCCGATTGCGTGGCGATTGGTCCAGGTTTGGGACAGTCGCGCGGATTACTTCTTTTAATCGAAGAACTTGTTAGTCAGTTTCCACGTCCCATGGTGATTGATGCGGATGGTTTGAACTTGGTCGCGCAGAGTGAGGCACTGTCGCAATCGTTTCGCGCACCACGTGTATTGACACCTCACTTAGGTGAATTTCGACGTCTTGTCGGCAAGCCGCACCTCACTATGGAAGAGGCATCCCGAACAGCCATTGAATTTGCGGACAAACGGCAATGCGTACTCGTGTTGAAAGGATCCGAAACGCTTGTCACCGATGGTAAGAATCAATGGAAGAACACCACTGGGAATCCTGGACTTGCTACAGGTGGTTCTGGGGATGTTTTGACTGGATTAATTACAGCAATGCTTGCCCAACAGCTAAGTGCTTACGACGCCGCAGTTCTTGCGGTCTTTCTGCACGGCTTAGCTGCCGATATTGCAGTGCAAGTTACGTCACAGCCAGGTTTGACGGCATCTGATTTGCTCGAATTCTTAGACGATGCTTTGATCGAATACACCGAAGCACGCGACGCAAAATCGGAGTAA
- the larB gene encoding nickel pincer cofactor biosynthesis protein LarB has protein sequence MSMKRHELERLAKAYRAGKVPLASFCAQVLEATQETPAKQEAKKPATEILPDTSLDIDRATRCGFPEVVYGEGKSVETIVRIIEKQREHGDGSLATRIDATKGAALKEALPNGIYNELGRTFRMPNEIKPWGNVGLVTAGTSDLPVAEETRETLRWMGIEPVFIQDVGVAGPHRFAEQAGKLKDADVVIVVAGMEGALPSVAGGYLACPVIAVPTSVGYGASFQGVAALLGMLNSCASNVTVVNIDAGFKGAYLAGLISRRVQQASK, from the coding sequence ATGTCCATGAAACGTCACGAATTGGAACGACTCGCCAAGGCTTACCGTGCCGGTAAGGTTCCGTTGGCCAGTTTTTGTGCCCAGGTTCTCGAAGCGACTCAGGAAACGCCTGCTAAGCAAGAAGCGAAGAAACCAGCGACAGAGATCTTGCCCGATACATCGCTCGATATCGATCGCGCGACGCGCTGCGGTTTTCCTGAGGTGGTTTATGGCGAAGGAAAGTCGGTCGAAACGATCGTGCGGATCATCGAAAAGCAGAGAGAGCATGGCGACGGCTCGTTAGCCACACGCATCGATGCGACGAAAGGTGCCGCCCTTAAGGAAGCGTTGCCGAATGGCATCTATAATGAACTCGGTCGCACATTCCGGATGCCTAACGAGATCAAGCCGTGGGGTAACGTCGGATTGGTGACTGCTGGGACAAGTGATTTGCCGGTGGCCGAAGAGACGCGCGAGACGTTACGCTGGATGGGCATCGAACCGGTCTTCATACAAGATGTCGGTGTCGCAGGGCCGCATCGTTTCGCAGAACAAGCAGGCAAGCTGAAAGATGCCGATGTGGTGATTGTTGTGGCTGGCATGGAAGGCGCGCTACCAAGTGTCGCAGGTGGCTATTTGGCGTGCCCTGTGATTGCTGTGCCGACCAGTGTTGGTTACGGCGCAAGTTTTCAGGGCGTGGCCGCGCTGTTGGGCATGCTTAACAGTTGTGCGTCCAACGTGACAGTCGTGAACATCGATGCCGGTTTCAAAGGTGCGTACTTGGCTGGATTGATCTCGCGGCGCGTACAGCAAGCGTCCAAGTAG
- a CDS encoding Gfo/Idh/MocA family protein codes for MTTSQNKSRREFLKTASTAAAVASVAQMLPGKSLAADKKTSPNEKINLGVIGFGNRCKYVMGGTLPHDDVRCIAIADVWDKHRDSGKAIVDKHYGNSDCETMRDFRELLARDDIDAVLIATGDRWHAAASILAAKAGKDVYSEKPCGITIEDCQNLADTITSEKRVFQAGTQRRSVPNFQKAVELAHSGKLGELQTMHASVYRPVLDNSWLPAQPQPSQEEIDWNLWLGPAAWRPFNLAYVQGKWRGQWDFDSGARLLDWGAHTVDLCQWANQADGTMPIEFQPTENGIHCRYENGVKLVIDFLDDPFGNRDPHYITRLGTCPIRFIGSDGWVETGDNGEIVCSSPALQKEITEDTTRVRGLDVASHSRNFLDCIRSRELTAANQNVMRKSHIACHAAALAWIFQRKLTIDPQKETFVNDADANGLITRADRIWNV; via the coding sequence ATGACTACTTCGCAGAACAAGTCTCGTCGTGAATTTCTGAAAACGGCCAGCACCGCAGCAGCCGTGGCTTCGGTCGCTCAGATGCTGCCTGGTAAATCCCTTGCCGCGGACAAGAAAACATCACCCAACGAGAAAATCAACCTCGGTGTAATCGGATTCGGGAATCGTTGTAAGTACGTGATGGGAGGAACCCTGCCACATGACGACGTTCGCTGCATCGCGATTGCCGACGTCTGGGACAAGCATCGTGACTCAGGCAAAGCGATTGTCGACAAGCATTACGGCAACAGCGACTGCGAAACCATGCGTGACTTTCGCGAGTTGCTCGCACGAGACGATATCGATGCGGTACTGATCGCAACTGGCGATCGTTGGCACGCTGCTGCCTCAATTCTCGCAGCGAAAGCAGGCAAGGACGTTTACAGCGAGAAGCCGTGCGGGATTACAATTGAAGACTGCCAAAATCTAGCGGATACGATCACTTCGGAGAAACGTGTCTTCCAAGCTGGCACGCAGCGGCGCAGTGTGCCTAACTTCCAAAAAGCAGTCGAGCTGGCGCACTCAGGCAAACTCGGCGAACTACAAACGATGCACGCTTCGGTCTATCGCCCCGTGCTCGATAACAGTTGGCTGCCAGCCCAACCTCAGCCTTCGCAAGAGGAAATCGACTGGAATCTGTGGCTTGGCCCAGCGGCTTGGCGACCGTTCAATCTCGCCTACGTGCAAGGCAAGTGGCGAGGTCAGTGGGACTTCGATTCCGGTGCTCGCTTGCTTGATTGGGGCGCTCATACCGTCGATCTTTGTCAGTGGGCGAACCAAGCTGACGGAACGATGCCCATTGAATTCCAACCGACCGAAAACGGCATCCATTGCCGATATGAAAATGGTGTGAAGTTGGTGATCGATTTCCTGGACGATCCGTTCGGCAATCGCGATCCACACTACATCACACGATTGGGGACCTGCCCAATTAGGTTTATTGGAAGCGATGGCTGGGTCGAGACGGGCGACAACGGAGAAATCGTTTGCTCTTCCCCTGCCCTGCAAAAAGAGATCACTGAAGACACAACACGGGTTCGTGGGCTAGACGTAGCTTCGCATTCGCGGAACTTCCTCGATTGCATTCGCTCTCGTGAATTGACGGCAGCGAATCAAAACGTAATGCGGAAGTCGCACATCGCTTGCCATGCAGCCGCGTTGGCTTGGATCTTTCAGCGAAAACTGACGATCGATCCTCAGAAGGAAACGTTCGTTAACGACGCCGACGCGAACGGCTTGATCACACGTGCCGATCGCATTTGGAACGTCTAA
- a CDS encoding bifunctional riboflavin kinase/FAD synthetase, with the protein MQLFRDLEPLSSEYRHGALTIGNFDGVHLGHARIARQVRQRADEVGGPAVVFTFDPHPVRLLRPELAPPPLTWTRRKVELLGELGIDAVIAYPTTKDLLELTPNEFFDQIIVQKMAAKAMVEGPNFNFGKNRAGDTTTLAKLCNENGMQLDILAPFTREGETEFVSSSRIRKLIAAGDVQAAREMLTQPYRMRGMVTHGAGRGASLGIPTANLEAIDTLVPEIGVYAGIAHRGNAIYAAAINIGPNPTFGEKARKIEVHLIGFQGSLYGEPLEVSFLSRLREVTTFPDVDALRKQLAIDIETTKQKFQDYQTKLSS; encoded by the coding sequence GTGCAGCTATTTCGGGATTTGGAGCCCCTATCCTCTGAATATCGCCACGGTGCGCTGACGATTGGCAATTTCGACGGCGTCCACCTGGGGCACGCGCGAATTGCTCGCCAAGTGCGTCAACGAGCCGATGAAGTGGGTGGGCCTGCGGTTGTCTTCACCTTCGATCCGCATCCGGTTCGCTTACTCCGCCCCGAACTCGCACCTCCTCCGTTAACTTGGACTCGCCGCAAGGTAGAACTTCTCGGAGAACTCGGAATCGATGCGGTGATCGCCTATCCGACGACCAAAGACCTCTTGGAGTTAACTCCCAATGAGTTCTTCGACCAAATCATCGTGCAAAAGATGGCCGCCAAGGCGATGGTCGAAGGTCCAAACTTTAACTTCGGCAAAAACCGAGCGGGCGATACGACCACCCTGGCTAAGCTGTGTAATGAGAATGGGATGCAGCTCGATATTCTGGCCCCATTCACGCGTGAAGGCGAAACCGAATTTGTTTCCAGTAGTCGAATCCGCAAACTGATCGCCGCCGGCGATGTCCAAGCCGCGCGAGAAATGCTTACGCAGCCTTATCGGATGCGAGGCATGGTCACCCATGGTGCCGGCCGTGGTGCTTCGCTTGGCATACCAACCGCCAACCTCGAAGCGATCGATACGTTAGTCCCGGAAATCGGTGTTTACGCCGGCATCGCGCATCGTGGTAACGCAATATACGCCGCCGCGATTAACATTGGCCCGAATCCCACGTTTGGCGAGAAGGCGCGTAAGATCGAAGTCCATCTGATCGGCTTCCAAGGTTCGTTATATGGTGAACCACTTGAGGTCTCGTTCCTTTCTCGACTACGCGAGGTGACGACGTTCCCTGATGTTGATGCCCTCCGCAAGCAGTTGGCAATCGACATCGAAACCACAAAACAGAAGTTTCAGGACTATCAAACAAAACTGTCGTCGTAG
- a CDS encoding DHH family phosphoesterase, translated as MNIDWTAFRQAIDTPKRFVLTSHVRPDCDALGSELGMAAILRQLGKEVMIVNASETPPHLAFIDPSIEIKQLGQDISAEEILDNYDGFMVVDTSAWIQLGEMANVMKAFQGTKLILDHHVSQDDLGGEMFKDPKCEATGRLVYEAAKAWGLEISAETAEVLFTAIATDTGWFRFPSVSGGTYHAIGDLIEAGAVPSKVYANLFEKERIQRVNLRGRILASAKIIHDGKLAYSIATKKDFIDTGASAADTEDAINMTMAVAGVEAAILFVELPTEEGVKASFRSRTKLDVASLAQQFGGGGHVAAAGALLTQPLDEVVPMLLDATEKAMG; from the coding sequence ATGAACATTGACTGGACCGCCTTTCGACAAGCGATTGACACGCCTAAGCGTTTCGTTCTGACCAGCCATGTCCGTCCCGATTGTGATGCGCTTGGCAGCGAACTCGGCATGGCAGCCATTCTCCGGCAACTGGGCAAGGAAGTGATGATCGTCAATGCATCGGAAACGCCTCCCCATTTAGCGTTCATCGATCCTTCCATCGAGATCAAACAGTTAGGCCAGGACATCTCGGCCGAAGAGATCTTGGACAACTACGACGGTTTCATGGTGGTCGATACCAGCGCCTGGATTCAGTTGGGTGAAATGGCCAACGTGATGAAAGCATTCCAAGGAACAAAGCTGATCCTCGATCATCACGTTAGCCAAGACGACCTTGGTGGCGAGATGTTCAAAGATCCTAAGTGTGAAGCAACGGGTCGATTGGTTTACGAAGCGGCCAAAGCTTGGGGATTGGAGATTTCTGCGGAGACAGCCGAGGTGTTGTTTACCGCAATTGCAACCGACACCGGTTGGTTCCGATTCCCATCCGTCAGTGGTGGCACCTACCACGCGATTGGGGACTTAATCGAAGCGGGCGCAGTTCCCAGCAAAGTCTACGCAAACTTATTCGAAAAAGAACGAATTCAACGCGTCAACTTACGTGGAAGAATCTTAGCAAGTGCCAAAATAATTCACGATGGTAAGCTCGCCTACAGCATCGCAACAAAGAAAGACTTTATAGATACAGGTGCGTCAGCGGCAGACACCGAAGACGCCATCAATATGACCATGGCCGTCGCCGGCGTGGAAGCCGCCATCTTGTTTGTCGAACTTCCGACAGAAGAGGGAGTTAAAGCCAGCTTCCGCAGCCGCACCAAGCTGGACGTTGCAAGCCTGGCACAACAATTCGGGGGAGGTGGCCACGTCGCCGCCGCCGGTGCTTTACTTACGCAGCCGCTCGACGAGGTCGTGCCAATGTTGCTTGACGCGACCGAAAAGGCCATGGGATAA